In the bacterium genome, ACCAACAATAAATATCGATATAAGGAGTACTGTAAATAGTGAGATTTTAATTTTCGACATTATTATTCACCAAGTAGCTTAACGGTTTTTTCTTTCAAAGCCTCGAATGGAACGGCACCCAGAACTGACTCGATAATCTTGCCATCTTTAAACCACATAACAGTGGGTATGCTCATGACTCTGAATTTAGCAGCTGTCACTCGATTTTCATCCACATTAAGCTTATAGATTTTCATTTTATCTGCCATCTCTTCGGAAAGT is a window encoding:
- the trxA gene encoding thioredoxin, which codes for MAEHITDADFEEKVTNHNGLVLVDFWAPWCGPCRILGPEIEKLSEEMADKMKIYKLNVDENRVTAAKFRVMSIPTVMWFKDGKIIESVLGAVPFEALKEKTVKLLGE